The proteins below come from a single Anguilla rostrata isolate EN2019 chromosome 3, ASM1855537v3, whole genome shotgun sequence genomic window:
- the rubcnl gene encoding protein associated with UVRAG as autophagy enhancer, with product MDPDGVLKVNRTGSVLPHGALPRSQPHCVSWFEDSTPHQFLPPPLLAPGPSLAEEFSNPAVMGHLGGSRRCSASPVSVRKMLLSLIESSGGTRYQPLSQHSPPPRRGTPPSRDGSPSSSVTSEDEPGAGLSTDSEDGGYNEPTGDGALKRHDTSQLDADADQGLSLPRINQFISRKKRLSRPARTLAQPTPAKHIARRRERTAQTGKSPLPDLQPHPLQSSEKPRCVSLSANLNRLLGVGLHLPFRGPGVVVQGQEEGHKPRSQSDTHVLPGPRNVSENLHTPDSILRASSDLEKENAHFLVADMVLEAVEGAKWAVLGERSAGVSPWCADCIQETQNQTKNCRSLYIKHSASVASSDSGYVEWCTSQSSSTCPPSPSLTQEQPPPSEADKHETAADSESSSVLSSSQFPTILCSAEVLALQLVSVFKKQWFAKEDVSLTSLHSALQEFLPGNDSMETEDILTLAREIKQKSRMRGTLTWAPPRFQIIFCTHPTQKRSVVVASQNYLCAGCGTQVEAKYLKKLRYCEYLGRYFCDCCHSDAESVIPGHVLEKWDFGRYPVCNFSSRLLESVWHQPLFSLAWVGKNLGSRARELARFMELQEQLLAIKKLLTVCRLSDRVLLELEQLPGHLTQEPLLLSMDDLQRIKRGQLVSQARALLRTAIAHVGNCQICLARGFICEFCKKKDVLFPFQTATCKRCRDCKSCFHIECFRDEECPKCRRIQTRRTRTDSELNSTPQ from the exons ATGGACCCGGATGGTGTTCTAAAG GTGAACAGGACTGGCTCTGTCCTTCCTCATGGTGCTCTTCCTCGCTCACAGCCGCACTGTGTGAGCTGGTTCGAagactccaccccccaccagtTCCTGCCTCCACCCCTGTTAGCCCCTGGCCCCTCTCTTGCAG aGGAGTTCTCCAACCCCGCAGTGATGGGTCACTTGGGTGGCTCACGGCGGTGTTCGGCCTCTCCGGTGTCGGTAAGGAAGATGCTCCTCTCTCTGATAGAAAGTTCAGGGGGGACCAGGTACCAGCCCCTGTCACAGCACTCCCCCCCGCCTCGCCGTGGCACCCCGCCGTCCAGGGACGGCTCGCCCTCCAGCTCGGTTACCAGCGAGGACGAGCCGGGCGCGGGGCTCTCCACGGACAGCGAAGACGGCGGCTACAACGAGCCCACCGGGGACGGCGCTCTCAAAAGACACGACACGTCGCAGCTCGACGCAGACGCGGACCAAGGCCTCTCCCTGCCACGGATCAACCAGTTTATCTCCCGCAAGAAGCGCCTATCCCGTCCCGCGAGGACCCTCGCACAACCGACCCCCGCCAAACACATCGCGAGACGAAGGGAGCGAACGGCACAGACGGGTAAAAGTCCGCTCCCGGACCTTCAGCCGCACCCACTCCAGTCATCAGAGAAGCCCCGCTGTGTCTCCCTCTCGGCCAATCTGAACCGCCTTCTGGGCGTGGGACTCCACCTCCCTTTCAGGGGCCCTGGGGTGGTTGTACAGGGCCAAGAAGAGGGTCATAAACCCCGCTCACAGTCGGATACTCATGTCTTGCCAG GGCCCAGGAACGTCAGTGAGAATCTTCACACTCCTGATAGCATCCTCAGAGCCAGCAGTGACCTGGAAAAG gaGAATGCTCACTTCCTTGTGGCGGACATGGTGTTGGAGGCAGTGGAGGGGGCGAAGTGGGCAGTCCTGGGTGAGAGGTCGGCTGGGGTGTCACCGTGGTGTGCAGACTGCATCCAGGAGACCCAGAACCAGACCAAAAACTGCAGGTCTCTGTACATAAAGCACTCTGCATCTGTAGCTTCCTCCGACAGTGGCTATGTAG AGTGGTGTACTTCACAGTCCTCCTCgacctgccccccctctccttccctcactcAGGAACAACCACCTCCCTCAG AAGCTGATAAACATGAAACTGCTGCAGACAGTGAGTCCAGCTCAGTTCTCAG CTCCTCTCagtttcccacaatcctctgttcTGCGGAAGTCCTCGCTCTGCAGTTGGTGTCAGTGTTCAAGAAGCAGTGGTTTGCCAAGGAGGATGTCAGCCTCACCAGCCTGCACTCAGCATTACAGGAA TTTCTCCCTGGCAATGACTCCATGGAAACAGAGGACATCCTCACCCTGGCTAGAGAGATTAAACAGAAGTCCAGGATGAGGGGCACTTTGACATGGGCTCCACCCCGGTTCCAGATCATCTTCTGCACTCACCCCACCCAAAA GCGCAGTGTGGTTGTAGCTTCCCAGAATTACCTCTGCGCTGGCTGTGGGACACAGGTGGAGGCCA AGTACCTGAAGAAGCTACGCTACTGTGAGTACCTGGGCCGGTACTTCTGTGACTGTTGTCATAGCGATGCTGAGTCTGTGATCCCGGGACATGTGCTTGAGAAGTGGGACTTTGGCCGATACCCAGTGTGCAACTTCTCAAGCAGGCTGCTGGAGAGCGTGTGGCATCAGCCACTCTTCAGCCTGGCCTGGGTTGGCAAAAACCTGGGTTCCCGAGCCCGCGAGCTGGCCCGCTTCATG GAGCTTCAGGAACAGCTGCTGGCCATTAAGAAGCTGCTGACTGTATGCAGATTATCAGACAG ggtattgctggagctggagcagttgCCTGGGCACCTGACACAggagcccctcctcctctccatggACGACCTTCAGAGGATCAAACGCGGCCAGCTGGTCTCCCAGGCTCGAGCACTGCTACGGACAGCGATCGCTCATGTGGGCAACTGCCAG ATCTGCCTGGCCAGGGGCTTCATCTGCGAGTTCTGCAAAAAGAAGGATGTGCTGTTCCCTTTCCAGACCGCGACCTGCAAACGCTGCAGAG ACTGCAAATCCTGTTTCCATATCGAGTGCTTCAGAGACGAGGAGTGTCCCAAATGCCGGAGGATTCAAACTCGCAGAACACGGACAGACTCTGAACTCAACTCAACTCCTCAGTAG